The Argiope bruennichi chromosome 9, qqArgBrue1.1, whole genome shotgun sequence nucleotide sequence aatctttgataaaaaaaaatgtaaattctataCATGCAGCgtttagtaaataatttcaatctcGTAAATggatttttcataatattattaaacttataaaaacaatgaaatttacgcaaaaaaatttttagcattggggaaaaaaaaacaaaaaaacgttAAATATGCATtgcaaataatgttaaattttgtcgTGTTAGTGCAAATGGTTgggaaaaatatatcattctgtTTGTATATAGGaactttattaacaaaatttctatcttaaatgtaaaaatgttaatttacatTGCAGTACATTTTAAGTGGTAGTAAATGTTTCCAATCCCATTTGATCTTGTGAAATCCGGGAATTGTGATATAAAGAAGGTGTGGCATCATTTGCTAGTCAAAGTGACCTTGGAGCATCAAGGTATCATTTGCAAATCAAAGCGACCTTAAAGCATAAGTGTGTTATCAGCGAGTCAAAGCGACCTTGGAGCCTCAGAGTGTCATCTGTGAGCCAAGATGACCTTGGTCGTTTGACCAGCAGATCCTACTTGATCTAGTCAAATCCTTGAATTGCGATATGAAGAAGGTGTGGCATCGTTTGGTGGATCAAAGAGACCTTGGAGCAATAGGATATCATCTGCCGAATTAAACCGACCTTGAATAGCCAGAATGTCATCTGCCAGTCAAAAGGACCTTGGAGCACCGAGATATCATCTGAATTCATTCccattaatgaatataaattccgTACGATATTACACGCACGATTTGCGTAAAAGAAATGGATGAAGAGCATTTCATATTTGACGGGATTATAAATCAGGGCAGCCTCAGTATATATATTCCATTCCAGTCAGAATTCGTTTCAGGATAGCAAGCATTTCAGAGAGAAAAAATGTCTTGTAGAAATGCTTCAAAAATCTTGATATAGATCAATTATAAAGTTAATTACATGCAACAAATCAACATCCACAATCATCagtttaatttcttattctttataaaCTGATGCCATGAAAATCatgtaaaattgatttcaaattaaaatatgaattataatactTTGGATTTTggataatactttcaaaattcaaacaacctttccttttttttttaaaaaaaaaaaacaaaaaaacttcattatttcAAAGGGCTTGTGGAGAATCgactttgatgaaattttttctgaaatcctTGGGGCGTATCTTCATTTCGGTGGTATCGAGGGATTCATGGTAGCCCCTCCAGCTGTTCCAGTTCACTCCATTCGCATAGCTTTCGTGCTTTCCTCTCAGGTAGAGGCCATTCAGATTGGATGAATGGCAAGCGCTGTACCACCATCCGCCTTTGTACGATTCAGCACAGCTAGCACCTTTGTAGGAGTCGTTGTCTTGATCTTTCGTAGAGAATTTCTGATTGTTATGGGATGCAGTCATTGAATCCCCTATTAAAGAATcagagcattttaaattaaaaacaattattattaaaaaaaattcttaataatatgaaCAAATTCTTTTTCTCCACTAGGGAAATcagtttctatttataaaatgctaatgTACATGCCACAGAAAtcactcttattacttattgtcgaatggcatcACTCAAATGCAATGGTGTCTTTCAGGATgccaagcatttgatatttaaatgcaCCAAATTTATTCCCGAAAGacgaaaatttagaaattgccttctaaagaacaatatagcttggtCAAATCCTAGTATCCGTTACACGATTGGCgcgattttgaaaaatgttgccaACGCTTAAATGACGCCTCCATGCTCATCATCAGGAAAATCAAACCGCCATACAACGAATGCAAATGCAAAATGGCTAAAAAGTAATAACCCCCTGTTGCCAGGTTGTAAAAAGTAATAGTAAACAACTACAGATTGCAAACTTTATCGCTCTCCCAAATCTCGCCAATGTCGCCAAATCGTCCTCGTAACGGATACTAGGATTAATCCTATAGCTTGACCTCCTTATTTATTTGCCTTTGTACAGagtaaataatctttcatttccttttgtacatatattaatagtattttcccCCGTattatttagactttatttctgtgcgtttgcctacatatatttgcatatatacttttatgctttttgtatgtgtattatcttttttattttattatgcttctccaattgtattatatcatttactgtatgtttccgttagtatgtgagcaattttgttttaattttcgtttgtatttgtgtattttcttgtttcccccatttttctttgcatttgtgaCTACGTCCTTTATATTTCAAATCGCTTCCATTATGAATTGTGTACTGACTTAAATTTGTAAGCTTTGTGGTGTACCTGTTGGAACACAAGGAGTTTTTACAtcgagaataataataaaaatgattcatcatATGATTTGTTTACtgtttcattgaacatttttacagcatCGCTTAGctaatggaatttcaaaatattactagaaatgtTCTGAAAATAGTTCGCCATGtcatcaaaaaatataatcagaggaaagaagatacaaaagaaatttttttttaaatgatgcaaacaTAAGGTTTAATCGAGTGCAAAATAAACTTAATCGTtagtatgtgagcaattttgttttatttttcgtttGTATTTGTGTATGTTCTTGAGTATGTATGTGTTATGTATGTGTTGAGGCCATTCTTGACCAGATGGTTAATCGTTATGATTTGCCAACGGAAATTGATGTTCATGtctttttaatcaattatctAACAGAAATAGTCTCTATTATCTTAAGACTCAAGGagttacctttttaatgatatcaattttatttctgtataaattttccactttaataacatttttaattgatacattacctaaaataatgtttttcaattcATCTTTTGAAACATTCAATTGTGTATTTTTGCCAAACATTCACTCCTTAGTTGGATTTTTAATTtacgattttatttaatatatacacgTTTTAATTTGCAGTACAAGATTCAactgaatttatgttttttagtCATATCAAGTAATAAggtgaaagatttaaaaaaaatgcagttcaTATTAAGCGTTTTACTGCCTAAAAAGTCAACAATTTAGGCGAACAAGCAGATCGcctaaatatctttaaatcaatTAAGGCGTAGCATTGATGAAGAATTTAAACACTATAATGCAAAATTTGTCATCACGACGGTTGACTTTTGAACTGAATTATCAAATAGGCAAATGCTTAAAGGCTCTGAAACCTAGGGATTTTTTTCGGTATTTTcagagtaatataattttatatattcatttaattgataaggaccatttatttaaacatattcaaattgaaatcaaGAGACGTTTAAATTACAGAGCATCAGACATAagacattttttcatattttcaaatactcTTGCAAGTCAGCGAgactcaaacttttttttctcgtttgaATGACTGGCTTTCGAATCAAGAaaacattgcatttatttatttaaaattcgaactAGGTCTacaatttttcatagaaaatagtaatgaaaaacatttttttatgtttccaacattttgtttaaaattacgtTGAAATTAAAAGCTTGAATTCATCTCTTTTGAAAGTGATCTTCAATtacatgttttgttattttatcgTAAAATTGTGACATGAAAGCTGCTCATgtaaatactaaattataatgaataaaagatatttgtcttttaaagattggaaagaaaaaaaagaactcaGAAATGTACATTACATACGGGTTTTTACATAGCTTTATACAGCCGTAACTTATTCTACTGCGAAACAAATTGGACAGTacttattttttctaaagaattcgAAAACATGAAAATAACTCAAGAACagtactttgaaatttaaaaacgatttaattgcaatttccataatttttttccttttaaaaaccaGTGGCAGTgatctcccgaaaactttctcgcgtattctttaataaaggtgttaaagGTAAACCCCCTCACAAAATTGTGGACCTTTGGAAAGGGCGCAAGTATCTTGCATTGCATTGGCGAACACTAATTACGAAATACGAATCTTTGgtgagaatttagcatttttactgaattttttgtaTGACGATTTTTTGacagtattcaaaaattgaatatacatttttgcaccttttattattttgaaaacaaaaatctggcatagaactacaactgtagtcacagaatcacataccaaattccctttatttaagtcattgcacttTTGAAGTTTACATGTTGCGAAAGTACGAACTACAGACAGTAACTCCTTtgtcagatttggttcaaaatttgtaaagaatctgcattttaaatgtgctgaatctgtgtatcaaattttatttatttagctttttagGTTTTGTACTTAAATTGGAAATGCATCAAAATTCACCAGGGAACATCCTGTGGATTGAAGACTCACTTTTACGTGAGAACACAGTGAAAACACAAAATTACCGTATCTGGCTCATTGAGAATCCTCACAAGATTTAATAAATGGCCCAACATTCTACGCATGAATGTAGAGATATTTGTTAATATATGGATTACTATATGAATTGACTTAGAGTACTTCCAATTACTtactagctattttttttttgaggaaatcaCCCCTCAGGGATCAAAAACTTAACTGCAGCATATTATCGGGACGTGTTGCAAGATGTGGTCATTCCAAAACTCCATCAGTATGAATAACTTACAACAGCAGCATTCTAACCAGGCAATGCGTCTCTTCACACTGCACATGCAGTTCAACAATTGCTGTTACGACTTTTCACAGAGCTTTTCGCATTATCAGCTGTGCATTTCCTACAAGATGGCTTCCATGTTATCATGACATAAGTCGTGTGATTTTTGTCTTTGTGGTAATCTCAAAGATAAAGTTTAATGAGGAAATATTGTAAATCTGGCGGATTTGAAGAACTAGATCCAATACACAATATCAGCTGCAATAAGTTTCACGCGGTTGTAGATCATACTGCAACACGTTTTTCACATGCTTGCCCCGAAATAAAACCACCTGTGAAGTCTCTTTGTGCTCTGATTTTCGTTTGCGttgctattgaaatttttttaggattgacaatttgttgtaaaaaatgtaataataatgttaattatagACACCTCGCATTTTATTCTCTATTAGTATTTTCATTACCTTATACAGCTCCTCATTTTCCTGAGTGGTCTTTCTTACAATTAGTtttttgtcccaattaatttctTATGGTCTGATATGtatatccttaaaatataaaGACATTAAGTCCATTATTTATATATCCAAGCCGTCccaaacagaaatattttaatttgaatcatccTGTATATAAACAGAcagataacttcaaaaataaaatttagaacttaCCTGAATCGCCGCTGTAATCTTTAATATGTAAAGTGTATTTATGAGTTTCGTCATCAATCCAAAAACTGTCGTAGAGGGCGTATCTCTTCTCCCCATCCACGGCCTTCAAATCGAATCTGATCGAGTAGAGTCGTTGATTGGTTAAGGCGAATATGTTATCATTGCCTAGAAtccaagataaaatttatttaaaatagagagACAATATTCGTAGAAGTAGTAACacttataatttatcaaaagtgTGTAATTGCCAGTGATGTAGCATCACAGGATGGTCGATAATGGGAATGTAGTTTGCAAATCTGTGCCAACTCGTATGTCTTAAAGCACATGAAGAGGTTAATTaatccataaatattatttatcataatctAATTCTATGTAAGGGTTTGAAAGAAATCACTCTacatttataatcaataatataactttatattttacaaCCAACAACATCACGCTCTCTGTGACACAAGAATGCTAAGTCATACTGCGTCTTAATGCAATTGGATGATTAACGGATATGAAGCACACGTCACACTTTGGGGCGCTTTCTCAGAGAGAATTAGAACGATCGTTACGCACATTACACAGGTCGATAATGGGAGTGTAGTTGCCTTGTGTGCCAATCTTAAAACTCATTGCAGATGTCTATAATGGGAATGTAGTTGCCTCGTGTGCCAATTTTAAGCTCATTGCACATGTCTGTAATGTTAATGTAGTTGCCTCGTGTGCCAATCTTAAAGCTCATTGCACAGGTTGATAATGCGAGTGTAGTTGCCCCGTGTGCCAAAACACTTTGCACATATTCGATTTATTTGTCACTATTTGATTAACCGATGCTTCTTTAGAAGTTGGACAGTACGCGCATATCTCTGATAACGCTACGGCGATGGGCATTCAAAAAGAGTTGTCTTGCATTTCTGTCGGACAACAAATTAATGACAAATATAACATATGCATACTAGGAGTAATAAGTAACAAGGAGAAAAAATAGTAACGTATATGgtgtttgttttacttttttaaaattatatatgaccGATAAGGATGAAAAATTGctacatttgatattttatggAACAATGTCAGCTTTAAATACTATGGATAGGAAATTCAACTTTTCGTTCATTTCTTCTACAAGAATTTTCGTTTCTTTGaaataagaacttttatttaCTCTGTCCATTATAAGAAGTATACCTGTCTCAATTTTCAAATGGGAAGAAATAAGCGGAAATGTTCCTCACGAAACTTCCTGCATACTCGTAATGATTGTGTTATCCCCCCCTCCCCACCCATCCACACATATACATACAAATGCACACCGGCATAGCACTTTAGGCAAGATCAGCAATATCACGAATGCTCAGAGAATCCCACACATGAGCACtttacaattcttaaaataatgtatagaaaaagtatgtATTCTGAAGGCCTTTTTTCTCCCTACTAATTGAAGTTACAATTTGATACAGAaccatcattttatattagatcATATCATTTAGATTATATACCAGTATTATTAATGCAagattatatgccaaattttatatactaaGTCATCACGTTCttaaattatcgcatttacatgaaTGCAAATGTAAGGACTAACAAAGGGCAATAGACCTCGGTTCTAAATCTGATTTGGATTTACACTTCAGATACAAAATTGCGCatcgaattttattaatctagctctttacattttgtaattatcgtgttcacttccCTACGGACAAACAGATAGAGTCAGTTCCTAAGaaaagatttcgttcaaaatttgatagaaaatacaaaattggTGTTAAATTCACATATCAAATGTTAAGCTCCTGTTTtgcttaaaacattttgaattattatgttcataattctaaaaatgtgtttttagaattatgtctgctCGGATTCTTGGAGATCTGACATATAGAGATGCGTTAAACTCTTGGCTTATTTGACGGTTACTCcgctttttctttgtatacttctcTACTTCTCacacgagaaagtaaataatGTAGAGTGAGATAAGGCAAgattcattgttttaaaactcTGTGCTTATTTCCTATTTATCTACTAATGCTATTAGGTAGATTCTCAAAGGGATATtacttattgcaatggttctcatgacaagacatcgagaaaatttcttcaattcttcacCGATCATGATCTCTAGGACCCAAAAACattttctccctctctctctctctgtatatatatatatatatatatatatatatatatatatatatatatatatatatatatgtatatatatactagAGTAATTAGTATACTTGAGTAGAGTAGTAGtaaactagagtaattttgtttggattttaactgactAGGAATATGttgtttgaaatgtaaaaatctcagacgagttcgtaaatgacccatctagctcaaagagggtGGAAATAGTGggggattgaaattttcatttcgctataatttttcttaatattgaagatagaaaaataaatcaaatgagcCAAAATGAATGCCTTTTTAAGAAACAACGTTTGAATTTGACGTATTTCGATAACTgcatatcttagaagttaggggttgaaaagtgattttaaagtCCTAATTTTGTCTGtctctaacatcaacaatttatgtttccAGAAattaacttagatgtaa carries:
- the LOC129985249 gene encoding techylectin-like protein — encoded protein: MYWLHISSFVISMVILQTTGHETPKCNQNDKSLSYLDAALDMVIKAKDTYPVCPNVPANRTANPIDCTEVLRNGYNESGVYSIWPKSRLINDKPIDVFCDMETDGGGWIVLQRRGNFNRPTDYFFKDWASYKIGFGDIEKDFWLGNDNIFALTNQRLYSIRFDLKAVDGEKRYALYDSFWIDDETHKYTLHIKDYSGDSGDSMTASHNNQKFSTKDQDNDSYKGASCAESYKGGWWYSACHSSNLNGLYLRGKHESYANGVNWNSWRGYHESLDTTEMKIRPKDFRKNFIKVDSPQAL